The Henckelia pumila isolate YLH828 unplaced genomic scaffold, ASM3356847v2 CTG_461:::fragment_3, whole genome shotgun sequence genome window below encodes:
- the LOC140871505 gene encoding uncharacterized protein, whose protein sequence is MANDDVVVTPSLSELPEEIIIDILLLLPVRSLLKLRCVSKSWLFFISSYDFAKAHVKNSSKNRVDGDDRLLFGSKGIPMDLYTCSVQSAVDDSVPLCHIYPLRNQNLLVQRVCFDSPFYEPDDVIWLVGSCNGLVCLTLSVETLILWNPVTTKTKKLPNSGTVLDLEYYSITFGFGYDDLHDDYKVVEVFSFEPDPSAGLLENQLKVYSLRANSWKTLSNWPGGYTFGGSGKFFNGAIYWSVYHFDGPVEWEIVSHDLATDTFAVLPLPTFDDDDGDDVNVEVKVLRGSLAVCCERNTHMDIWLMKDCCVRKSWTKVARIPFFLHIRDYMFTRPCPLFLSVDGRMLVNYGTNLSLYDPRSPYIHHFGIKFEVEAITYSESLVSPNLEDDVIIGRTLPPEIIREILLRLPVKSLMRFSTVSKGWLSLISSSQFAKAHLKYATKNNVYTHDRLIFGSRTFPMALFTCSLHGAVADSVLSGSIYPEIDEHLQVEAVCWDYPILEPDDMIWLLGSCHGLVSVSLLPNAVMLWNPTINQSKVLPNSGTDMDFDYYALTYGFGYDELHGDYKVVEFFSFERVTGSHVLEIQVKVYSLKSNSWTILSNWPGGHAFGGSGKYLNGAIHWSVTHYDGPVEWELVSHDLAMDTFTVIPLPNLENDDVTIVVKVLNGFLSVCCERNTHMDIWLMKEYGVKESWTKVACIPVLHDMMDDEYIRPCPLFLSPDDRILINYGSNLSVYDRRNPQIHHFSSISEVEGITYYESLISPNLEDGTSTGRTLPLEIITEILMRLPVKSLVRFSSVSKGWFSLISSPQFVKAHLKIQTKNDMLIFGSKIFPTDLYSCSLDNAVKDCVSGGFIYPITDETLLDHSVWLDFPHLRVDAELWLLGSCNGLVSVLLFPSTMILWNPAMRKSKVLPYSGANALDHYSMTYGLGYDELHDDYKVVEIFKVMLNMDTYQTQLKVYSLRSNSWKTLSNWPDVGDTFGGSGKFLNGAIHWSVQDPNRPTKWAIISLDLSSDTFVKLAAPNFVDDDVRINVNILQGRLAVSFERDTHMDIWLLYEYGVQASWSKVVHVPFFVNLREHQLVGPTPIFMIEDGKIVFDYGTSLAVYDSRNPEMHHFGCRHEVQATTFIESLVAPDLDGDHIGRALWLKVI, encoded by the coding sequence ATGGCAAATGATGATGTTGTTGTGACTCCATCTTTGTCAGAACTTCCTGAGGAAATCATCATAGATATCCTTTTGCTGCTGCCGGTGAGATCCCTGTTGAAACTCAGGTGCGTCTCCAAATCTTggcttttttttatttcaagttACGATTTTGCCAAGGCCCATGTCAAGAATTCGAGCAAGAATCGTGTGGATGGTGATGATAGACTCTTATTCGGTTCCAAGGGGATTCCAATGGATCTGTACActtgttctgttcaatctgcaGTTGATGACTCTGTTCCTCTTTGCCACATTTACCCTCTGCGTAATCAAAACTTACTCGTTCAACGTGTTTGCTTTGATAGTCCCTTCTACGAGCCTGATGATGTGATATGGCTTGTAGGGTCCTGTAATGGATTGGTATGTCTCACTTTGTCTGTTGAAACATTGATCTTGTGGAATCCAGTAACAACGAAAACCAAAAAACTGCCAAATTCTGGCACGGTTCTGGATTTGGAATACTACAGCATAACATTTGGTTTCGGTTATGATGATTTGCACGATGATTATAAAGTGGTGGAAGTTTTTAGTTTTGAGCCTGATCCAAGTGCAGGCTTACTAGAGAATCAGCTAAAGGTTTATAGTTTGAGGGCTAACTCTTGGAAGACTTTGTCGAATTGGCCTGGTGGATACACATTTGGTGGGTCTGGAAAGTTTTTTAATGGAGCCATCTATTGGTCGGTCTACCACTTCGATGGACCGGTTGAGTGGGAGATTGTTTCTCATGATCTTGCAACTGACACTTTTGCGGTCTTACCTTTGCCTActtttgatgatgatgatggcgacgatgtcAATGTCGAGGTGAAGGTTTTAAGGGGTTCTCTTGCTGTATGTTGTGAAAGAAACACACACATGGATATATGGTTGATGAAAGACTGTTGTGTGAGAAAATCGTGGACTAAAGTGGCTAGAATCCCATTCTTTTTGCATATTAGGGATTATATGTTTACAAGACCCTGTCCATTGTTTCTGTCGGTGGATGGCAGGATGCTTGTTAATTATGGAACAAATTTAAGCTTGTACGATCCAAGGAGTCCATATATTCATCACTTTGGTATTAAATTTGAAGTGGAAGCTATTACCTACTCTGAGAGCCTTGTTTCTCCAAATTTGGAGGATGATGTTATCATTGGAAGGACTTTGCCGCCGGAAATAATTAGAGAGATACTATTGAGATTACCCGTGAAGTCTCTTATGCGCTTTAGTACGGTTTCAAAGGGATGGCTTTCTTTAATTTCAAGTTCTCAATTTGCCAAGGCCCACCTCAAGTATGCAACCAAAAACAATGTGTACACTCATGATAGACTCATCTTCGGTTCCAGAACCTTTCCAATGGCCCTATTCACTTGTTCTCTTCATGGTGCAGTGGCAGATTCTGTTTTAAGTGGTTCCATTTACCCAGAAATTGATGAACATTTGCAGGTTGAGGCTGTGTGTTGGGATTATCCTATTCTTGAGCCTGATGATATGATATGGCTTTTGGGTTCTTGTCATGGATTGGTTTCTGTTTCACTGCTTCCTAACGCAGTGATGTTGTGGAATCCAACAATAAATCAATCTAAGGTTTTACCAAATTCTGGTACGGATATGGATTTCGACTATTACGCCCTGACATATGGTTTTGGTTATGACGAGTTGCATGGTGATTATAAGGTAGTGGAGTTTTTCAGTTTTGAGCGTGTGACAGGGTCACACGTGCTTGAGATTCAGGTCAAGGTTTATAGTTTGAAGTCCAATTCTTGGACAATTTTGTCAAATTGGCCAGGTGGTCATGCATTTGGTGGTTCTGGTAAGTATTTGAACGGAGCCATACATTGGTCGGTCACACACTATGATGGACCAGTTGAGTGGGAGCTTGTTTCTCATGATCTTGCAATGGACACTTTTACGGTGATACCTTTACCCAATCTTGAGAATGATGATGTTACAATTGTGGTAAAGGTTTTAAATGGTTTTCTAAGTGTATGTTGCGAACGAAATACTCATATGGATATATGGTTGATGAAGGAATACGGTGTGAAAGAATCTTGGACTAAAGTGGCTTGCATACCCGTCCTTCATGATATGATGGATGATGAGTACATTAGACCATGTCCTCTGTTTCTGTCACCAGACGACAGGATACTGATTAATTATGGATCAAATTTAAGTGTGTATGATCGTCGAAACCCGCAGATTCACCATTTTAGTAGCATTTCTGAAGTTGAAGGTATTACATACTATGAAAGCCTAATTTCACCAAATTTGGAAGATGGTACAAGCACTGGAAGGACATTGCCCCTAGAGATTATTACAGAGATCCTCATGAGATTACCTGTGAAGTCTCTTGTACGCTTTAGCTCCGTGTCGAAAGGATGGTTTTCTTTGATTTCAAGTCCTCAATTTGTGAAGGCCCATCTCAAGATTCAAACTAAGAATGATATGCTCATCTTCGGTTCAAAAATATTCCCAACGGATTTATACAGTTGTTCTCTTGATAATGCTGTCAAGGATTGTGTTTCTGGTGGCTTCATTTACCCTATAACTGATGAAACCTTATTGGATCACTCTGTGTGGCTGGATTTTCCTCATCTCAGGGTAGATGCTGAGTTATGGCTTTTGGGTTCTTGCAATGGTCTGGTCTCTGTTCTTTTATTTCCGAGCACCATGATTTTATGGAATCCAGCGATGAGAAAATCCAAAGTTTTACCATACTCTGGTGCAAATGCGCTCGACCACTATAGCATGACGTATGGTCTCGGTTATGATGAGCTGCATGATGATTATAAAGTGGTGGAAATTTTCAAAGTCATGCTCAATATGGACACATACCAGACTCAACTCAAGGTTTATAGTTTGAGGTCCAACTCTTGGAAGACACTGTCGAATTGGCCTGATGTTGGTGACACATTTGGTGGGTCGGGTAAGTTTCTTAATGGAGCCATTCATTGGTCAGTACAAGATCCAAATAGACCAACCAAATGGGCTATCATTTCCCTCGATCTTTCATCGGACACCTTTGTGAAGCTTGCAGCACCTAATTTTGTGGATGATGATGTGAGAATCAACGTAAATATTTTACAGGGCCGCCTTGCTGTATCTTTCGAACGTGATACTCATATGGATATATGGCTGCTGTACGAATACGGTGTCCAGGCATCGTGGTCTAAAGTGGTTCACGTCCCCTTTTTTGTGAATCTGAGGGAACATCAGCTCGTTGGCCCGACGCCGATATTTATGATAGAAGATGGGAAGATAGTATTCGACTATGGAACATCTTTGGCTGTATACGACTCGAGAAACCCTGAGATGCATCATTTCGGATGCAGGCACGAAGTCCAAGCGACCACTTTTATCGAAAGCCTGGTAGCACCTGATCTGGATGGTGATCACATCGGAAGGGCATTGTGGTTGAAGGTAATTTAG
- the LOC140872041 gene encoding F-box/kelch-repeat protein At3g06240-like: MKESWTKVTTIPFVLDFRDHEFIRPLETITYCESLVSPNLEDEIVIGRTLPSELISEILLRLPVKYLLRFTAVSKGWLSLISSSQFAKTHHKLSTKSNVFAHDRLIFGSRTSPIYLFTCSLNCTVADSVSSGFIFPEIDKYLQVQAVSLDYPHLEPDDRIWFLGSCHGLVCVSLPHNTLMLWNPVTRQSKVLTNLVVEFFSFERVTGSHMLEIQVNVYSLRANSWTILSNWPGGDAFGGSGKYLNGAIHYILVRHMVRQRILGTCSSTFSKCDGNIQGDKRLNAIMR, translated from the exons ATGAAGGAATCGTGGACTAAAGTGACTACAATCCCATTCGTTTTGGACTTTAGGGATCATGAGTTTATAAGACCAT TGGAAACTATCACCTACTGTGAAAGCCTTGTTTCTCCAAATTTGGAGGATGAAATTGTCATTGGACGGACATTGCCTTCGGAACTAATTTCAGAGATACTCTTGAGATTACCCGTGAAGTATCTTCTGCGTTTTACCGCAGTTTCAAAGGGATGGTTATCTTTAATTTCAAGTTCTCAGTTTGCAAAGACTCACCACAAACTTTCAACCAAAAGCAATGTGTTCGCTCACGATAGACTTATCTTTGGTTCCAGAACCTCTCCAATATACTTATTCACTTGTTCTCTTAATTGCACAGTGGCAGATTCTGTTTCAAGTGGTTTCATTTTCCCAGAAATTGATAAATATTTGCAGGTTCAGGCAGTATCTTTGGATTATCCTCATCTTGAGCCTGATGACCGGATATGGTTTTTGGGCTCTTGTCATGGGTTGGTCTGTGTTTCACTGCCTCATAACACCCTAATGTTGTGGAATCCGGTGACACGACAATCTAAAGTTTTAACAAATCTG GTAGTGGAGTTTTTCAGTTTTGAGCGTGTTACAGGGTCACACATGCTTGAGATTCAGGTCAATGTTTATAGTTTGAGGGCCAATTCTTGGACGATTTTGTCTAATTGGCCAGGTGGTGATGCATTTGGTGGGTCTGGTAAGTATTTGAACGGAGCCATACATT ATATTCTGGTAAGACATATGGTTAGACAAAGGATTTTGGGTACATGCTCTAGTACCTTTTCTAAGTGCGATGGGAATATCCAGGGTGACAAGAGACTCAATGCTATTATGAGATAG
- the LOC140872042 gene encoding F-box/kelch-repeat protein At3g23880-like codes for MEHDVPSLPEEIIVKILLRLPTKSLLKFRCVSKSWLFLISSYDFAKAHLKNSNDDRLMFGSKGFSMDLYTWSPQSAADHSAFGGTIYPPLDQNLLVQRVCIDCPLYEPHDVVWFEGSCNGLICLSSSDESLSLWNPTIGKAKKLPNSGTVLDFDYYGIGYGFGYDELIDDYKMVESLSFEPFAGAPTLDIQLKVYSLRANSWKTLLNWPGGHAFGGSGKFLNGAIYWSVHRLDGPIEWVIVSHDLSTYTFSVVHLPHLHNEDNDDVNVDVKVLRGCLEICCERNTHMDIW; via the coding sequence ATGGAACATGATGTTCCTTCCCTTCCAGAGGAAATCATCGTCAAAATCCTTTTGAGGTTGCCGACAAAATCCCTCTTGAAATTCAGgtgtgtctccaaatcttggctTTTCTTGATTTCAAGTTATGATTTTGCCAAGGCCCATCTTAAGAATTCGAACGATGATAGACTCATGTTTGGTTCCAAGGGATTTTCGATGGATCTATACACTTGGTCTCCTCAATCTGCTGCTGATCACTCGGCTTTTGGTGGCACCATTTACCCTCCACTTGATCAAAATTTACTTGTTCAACGTGTTTGCATTGATTGTCCTTTGTACGAGCCCCATGATGTGGTATGGTTCGAGGGGTCCTGTAATGGATTGATATGTCTATCTTCATCGGATGAATCATTGAGCTTGTGGAACCCCACAATAGGGAAAGCCAAAAAATTGCCAAATTCTGGCACAGTTCTGGATTTCGACTACTACGGCATAGGATATGGTTTTGGTTACGATGAGTTGATCGACGATTATAAAATGGTGGAGTCTCTTAGTTTTGAGCCTTTTGCAGGTGCACCCACACTGGATATTCAGCTAAAGGTTTATAGTTTGAGGGCCAACTCTTGGAAGACCTTGTTGAATTGGCCTGGTGGACACGCATTTGGTGGGTCTGGAAAGTTTTTGAATGGGGCTATCTATTGGTCCGTCCACCGCCTTGATGGACCGATTGAGTGGGTGATTGTTTCTCATGATCTTTCCACATATACTTTTTCAGTGGTGCACTTGCCTCATCTTCATAATGAAGATAATGATGATGTCAATGTCGATGTGAAAGTTTTAAGGGGTTGTCTTGAAATATGCTGTGAAAGAAACACTCACATGGATATATGGTAA